Proteins found in one Lepeophtheirus salmonis chromosome 9, UVic_Lsal_1.4, whole genome shotgun sequence genomic segment:
- the LOC121124708 gene encoding LIM/homeobox protein Lhx3 isoform X2, with protein MDSNGSNTNGSTEVLLALLSQNKSLGASIPKCAGCGLLILDKFILKILDKNWHSKCLRCNQCGIQLKEKCFLKNNDVFCKDDFFRKYGPKCGQCGTGIPPSDVIRRAQDFVYHLECFICTICCKKLDTGDEYYLMEDKKLLCKYDYESARNSVDGNKRPRTTITARQMEVLKEAYKNSPKPARHIREQLAQDTGLDMRVVQVWFQNRRAKEKRLKKDAGRARWGQYFQGLKPSSSPPLDKRDSDRDSELDLDYNQGYNMDSNDSFASGCNIVLEPGHDVLPEFTSSEEHSISGAYFGPNTKLSDSGNTGIIYMSNSANDSDIYPDNGDFPPSPESWVDDGIENLKTNNFNNV; from the exons CAAGTATACCAAAATGTGCCGGCTGCGGACTCTTAATCCTCGACAAATTCATTCTAAAAATTCTCGATAAAAATTGGCATTCAAAGTGTCTTCGCTGTAATCAATGCGGAATTCAACTCAAAGAGAAGTGCTTCCTAAAAAACAATGATGTCTTCTGTAAAGATGATTTCTTCAG GAAATACGGTCCCAAATGTGGACAATGTGGAACTGGTATTCCCCCCTCTGATGTGATAAGAAGAGCACAGGATTTTGTTTATCATTTAGAATGCTTTATATGTACAATCTGTTGCAAGAAGCTCGACACGGGTGACGAGTACTACTTGATGGAGGACAAGAAATTACTCTGTAAATACGATTATGAATCTGCAAGAA ATAGTGTGGATGGAAATAAACGACCTCGAACTACCATCACGGCTCGACAAATGGAAGTCCTCAAAGAGGCATACAAAAACTCTCCAAAGCCTGCACGGCATATTCGGGAACAGTTAGCTCAGGATACGGGATTGGACATGAGGGTAGTTCAAGTCTGGTTTCAAAATAG ACGAGCAAAGGAAAAACGTTTGAAAAAGGATGCGGGAAGAGCTCGCTGGGGACAATACTTCCAAGGTTTAAAGCCGTCCAGTTCGCCTCCTCTTGACAAAAGAGACAGTGATAGGGACTCCGAACTGGATTTAGACTATAATCAAG gaTATAACATGGATAGTAACGACAGCTTCGCAAGTGGATGTAATATTGTTTTAGAGCCTGGCCATGATGTCCTACCTGAGTTTACTTCAAGTGAAGAACACAGTATTTCAGGAGCCTACTTTGGTCCAAACACTAAGTTATCTGATTCAGGGAACACAGGGATTATTTACATGTCGA ACTCTGCGAATGACTCTGATATTTATCCGGATAATGGGGACTTCCCACCTAGTCCGGAGTCATGGGTGGACGATGGAATAGAAAACTTGAAGactaataatttcaataatgtttAA
- the LOC121124708 gene encoding LIM/homeobox protein Lhx3 isoform X1 — MDSNGSNTNGSTEVLLALLSQNKSLGASIPKCAGCGLLILDKFILKILDKNWHSKCLRCNQCGIQLKEKCFLKNNDVFCKDDFFSRKYGPKCGQCGTGIPPSDVIRRAQDFVYHLECFICTICCKKLDTGDEYYLMEDKKLLCKYDYESARNSVDGNKRPRTTITARQMEVLKEAYKNSPKPARHIREQLAQDTGLDMRVVQVWFQNRRAKEKRLKKDAGRARWGQYFQGLKPSSSPPLDKRDSDRDSELDLDYNQGYNMDSNDSFASGCNIVLEPGHDVLPEFTSSEEHSISGAYFGPNTKLSDSGNTGIIYMSNSANDSDIYPDNGDFPPSPESWVDDGIENLKTNNFNNV; from the exons CAAGTATACCAAAATGTGCCGGCTGCGGACTCTTAATCCTCGACAAATTCATTCTAAAAATTCTCGATAAAAATTGGCATTCAAAGTGTCTTCGCTGTAATCAATGCGGAATTCAACTCAAAGAGAAGTGCTTCCTAAAAAACAATGATGTCTTCTGTAAAGATGATTTCTTCAG TAGGAAATACGGTCCCAAATGTGGACAATGTGGAACTGGTATTCCCCCCTCTGATGTGATAAGAAGAGCACAGGATTTTGTTTATCATTTAGAATGCTTTATATGTACAATCTGTTGCAAGAAGCTCGACACGGGTGACGAGTACTACTTGATGGAGGACAAGAAATTACTCTGTAAATACGATTATGAATCTGCAAGAA ATAGTGTGGATGGAAATAAACGACCTCGAACTACCATCACGGCTCGACAAATGGAAGTCCTCAAAGAGGCATACAAAAACTCTCCAAAGCCTGCACGGCATATTCGGGAACAGTTAGCTCAGGATACGGGATTGGACATGAGGGTAGTTCAAGTCTGGTTTCAAAATAG ACGAGCAAAGGAAAAACGTTTGAAAAAGGATGCGGGAAGAGCTCGCTGGGGACAATACTTCCAAGGTTTAAAGCCGTCCAGTTCGCCTCCTCTTGACAAAAGAGACAGTGATAGGGACTCCGAACTGGATTTAGACTATAATCAAG gaTATAACATGGATAGTAACGACAGCTTCGCAAGTGGATGTAATATTGTTTTAGAGCCTGGCCATGATGTCCTACCTGAGTTTACTTCAAGTGAAGAACACAGTATTTCAGGAGCCTACTTTGGTCCAAACACTAAGTTATCTGATTCAGGGAACACAGGGATTATTTACATGTCGA ACTCTGCGAATGACTCTGATATTTATCCGGATAATGGGGACTTCCCACCTAGTCCGGAGTCATGGGTGGACGATGGAATAGAAAACTTGAAGactaataatttcaataatgtttAA
- the LOC121124708 gene encoding LIM/homeobox protein Lhx3 isoform X4 → MDSNGSNTNGSTEVLLALLSQNKSLGASIPKCAGCGLLILDKFILKILDKNWHSKCLRCNQCGIQLKEKCFLKNNDVFCKDDFFRKYGPKCGQCGTGIPPSDVIRRAQDFVYHLECFICTICCKKLDTGDEYYLMEDKKLLCKYDYESARNSVDGNKRPRTTITARQMEVLKEAYKNSPKPARHIREQLAQDTGLDMRVVQVWFQNRRAKEKRLKKDAGRARWGQYFQGLKPSSSPPLDKRDSDRDSELDLDYNQDSANDSDIYPDNGDFPPSPESWVDDGIENLKTNNFNNV, encoded by the exons CAAGTATACCAAAATGTGCCGGCTGCGGACTCTTAATCCTCGACAAATTCATTCTAAAAATTCTCGATAAAAATTGGCATTCAAAGTGTCTTCGCTGTAATCAATGCGGAATTCAACTCAAAGAGAAGTGCTTCCTAAAAAACAATGATGTCTTCTGTAAAGATGATTTCTTCAG GAAATACGGTCCCAAATGTGGACAATGTGGAACTGGTATTCCCCCCTCTGATGTGATAAGAAGAGCACAGGATTTTGTTTATCATTTAGAATGCTTTATATGTACAATCTGTTGCAAGAAGCTCGACACGGGTGACGAGTACTACTTGATGGAGGACAAGAAATTACTCTGTAAATACGATTATGAATCTGCAAGAA ATAGTGTGGATGGAAATAAACGACCTCGAACTACCATCACGGCTCGACAAATGGAAGTCCTCAAAGAGGCATACAAAAACTCTCCAAAGCCTGCACGGCATATTCGGGAACAGTTAGCTCAGGATACGGGATTGGACATGAGGGTAGTTCAAGTCTGGTTTCAAAATAG ACGAGCAAAGGAAAAACGTTTGAAAAAGGATGCGGGAAGAGCTCGCTGGGGACAATACTTCCAAGGTTTAAAGCCGTCCAGTTCGCCTCCTCTTGACAAAAGAGACAGTGATAGGGACTCCGAACTGGATTTAGACTATAATCAAG ACTCTGCGAATGACTCTGATATTTATCCGGATAATGGGGACTTCCCACCTAGTCCGGAGTCATGGGTGGACGATGGAATAGAAAACTTGAAGactaataatttcaataatgtttAA
- the LOC121124708 gene encoding LIM/homeobox protein Lhx3 isoform X3: MDSNGSNTNGSTEVLLALLSQNKSLGASIPKCAGCGLLILDKFILKILDKNWHSKCLRCNQCGIQLKEKCFLKNNDVFCKDDFFSRKYGPKCGQCGTGIPPSDVIRRAQDFVYHLECFICTICCKKLDTGDEYYLMEDKKLLCKYDYESARNSVDGNKRPRTTITARQMEVLKEAYKNSPKPARHIREQLAQDTGLDMRVVQVWFQNRRAKEKRLKKDAGRARWGQYFQGLKPSSSPPLDKRDSDRDSELDLDYNQDSANDSDIYPDNGDFPPSPESWVDDGIENLKTNNFNNV, encoded by the exons CAAGTATACCAAAATGTGCCGGCTGCGGACTCTTAATCCTCGACAAATTCATTCTAAAAATTCTCGATAAAAATTGGCATTCAAAGTGTCTTCGCTGTAATCAATGCGGAATTCAACTCAAAGAGAAGTGCTTCCTAAAAAACAATGATGTCTTCTGTAAAGATGATTTCTTCAG TAGGAAATACGGTCCCAAATGTGGACAATGTGGAACTGGTATTCCCCCCTCTGATGTGATAAGAAGAGCACAGGATTTTGTTTATCATTTAGAATGCTTTATATGTACAATCTGTTGCAAGAAGCTCGACACGGGTGACGAGTACTACTTGATGGAGGACAAGAAATTACTCTGTAAATACGATTATGAATCTGCAAGAA ATAGTGTGGATGGAAATAAACGACCTCGAACTACCATCACGGCTCGACAAATGGAAGTCCTCAAAGAGGCATACAAAAACTCTCCAAAGCCTGCACGGCATATTCGGGAACAGTTAGCTCAGGATACGGGATTGGACATGAGGGTAGTTCAAGTCTGGTTTCAAAATAG ACGAGCAAAGGAAAAACGTTTGAAAAAGGATGCGGGAAGAGCTCGCTGGGGACAATACTTCCAAGGTTTAAAGCCGTCCAGTTCGCCTCCTCTTGACAAAAGAGACAGTGATAGGGACTCCGAACTGGATTTAGACTATAATCAAG ACTCTGCGAATGACTCTGATATTTATCCGGATAATGGGGACTTCCCACCTAGTCCGGAGTCATGGGTGGACGATGGAATAGAAAACTTGAAGactaataatttcaataatgtttAA